From Rutidosis leptorrhynchoides isolate AG116_Rl617_1_P2 chromosome 3, CSIRO_AGI_Rlap_v1, whole genome shotgun sequence, a single genomic window includes:
- the LOC139900185 gene encoding uncharacterized protein: MFSGIREDGALSSALWLFACDKERYIEEIGVPRLYSSVHIYDSGEHTSGSFDEVNVYRPVEFGRGGKRYRDCLESTCEACARNGNVLNGRLKKPQDEILAKATSRKKLKRILSRVHLATRKEEFLCDYFENVLEENPSKVIMNSFNTMLFNRSATVTVSSVDAANRILNHTPHMINGAVVTVQRYDGKKCHPEVFKRGKYGMMITGLEERSHLPSKLHTIVEDLLINHARFSYIDIPNPDSYRYSTLPGTVAVYFHNSDDREKAREIVNEVEGVDVEILTRI; this comes from the exons ATGTTTTCAGGAATAAGAGAAGACGGTGCTCTTTCATCAGCTCTTTGGCTATTTGCTTGTGATAAAGAAAGA TATATTGAAGAAATTGGTGTACCTCGCTTATATTCATCGGTGCATATTTACGACTCGGGTGAACACACAAGTGGCAGTTTTGATGAGGTTAATGTTTATAGACCGGTAGAATTTGGTCGGGGCGGCAAGAGATATCGTGATTGTCTTGAATCGACGTGTGAGGCTTGTGCACGGAATGGTAACGTTCTAAATGGTCGTTTGAAGAAACCACAAGATGAAATTTTGGCTAAGGCTACATCTAGGAAAAAGTTAAAGAGAATATTATCTCGAGTTCATTTAGCTACACG AAAAGAAGAATTCTT GTGTGACTActtcgaaaatgtgttggaggaaaATCCTAGCAAAGTTATTATGAACTCGTTTAATACAATGCTATTCAACAGGAGTGCTACGGTGACAGTATCTTCAGTTGATGCTGCTAATAGG ATCCTGAATCATACTCCGCATATGATAAACGGAGCTGTTGTGACCGTCCAACGTTATGACGG GAAGAAGTGTCACCCAGAAGTTTTTAAGAGGGGAAAGTATGGAATGATGATTACGGGGTTAGAAGAGAGATCACATCTACCATCCAAG TTGCATACGATAGTCGAGGACCTACTTATCAATCATGCACGTTTCTCCTATATCGATATTCCTAATCCTGATTCATATCGTTATTCAACACTTCCAGG AACAGTTGCAGTTTATTTTCATAACAGTGATGATAGGGAGAAGGCCCGAGAAATTGTTAACGAAGTAGAGGGAGTAGATGTTGAGATCCTGACACGTATTTGA